The Flavobacteriales bacterium genome contains the following window.
GGCCAGTTCGATGCGTGCGCTAGACCCACTGGTCACTGTGGCGGTGAACGGGACCGCACGACCCAGCGCATCAGTAACGGTGATGGTGGCCGAATTGAACACATCCTGCCGCCCGTCACACTGCAGCAGCAAGGTAGCGCCGTCGGTCATGATGTTCAGGTTCTTCAACGCTGAAACCGGGTTGTCCTGCAAGGGCATCAGGACCGGCGGCGTGGTGTTCACCAAACGATGAACGATCAGGTCCCAGCCGCCACCGGAGACCGGTTGATGCACGCCGGGTGTAGTGGTCGCATCACCAAGCTCGTTCGCTCCCACCACTACAGCCGAAGTGCTGTTGGCGCCGAGGCCGATGGTAAAGAGATCGTGGTCGGGCATGTAGCCTGCCCAGTTCTTCACGCCGCTGCTCGTGTATCCCGCCACGTAGGGTCCTGGCCCAACGGGGCCGAACGATCCGGGCGTGGCCTGCCCAGCGGACATCCACTGGGAGGCGATCGCGTACCCTTGGTTCCCGAGTTTGACGATGCGCATCATGTGGTCCTCATCGCTTCCCCCGACGTAGGAGCCGAACAGGCGGGCCTTGGTGAAACGATCGAAAGCAACATGGAACCCGTCGGTCGTGCCACCGCTGTAAGCGGGTTGGTCGCAACCGGCGGTCGCGATGCCGATCGTGCTTGATGTCTTTCCACACATGGCGAAGGTGTTCGTGCTGAGCCAGGTGACCCCCATGCCGAAGTCGTAGCCGGTTCCACCATAGTAGGTACTCCATGTTTTGGTGCCGGTTCCCGATCCGTTGTACAAGGCCATGAACGCGTCGTGGAGGCCATTGTAGCTGGCATCGTGCGAACCGGCCGTGGCGATACCACTGGCCGACATGGTAGTGCCCGAAACCACGAACTCGCTGTTGGCGAACCCTGCGGCCACGCCCGTTGCCCAGTCGTCGCCGCTTCCGCCGATGTAGGAGCCGAAGAGCCTTGCGCCGGTGGGGCTGAACCAGGCCACGAACCCGTCCATGCCGCCACCAAGGCTCACATCCGGGGCGCCCCTGGAGGCTATTCCGGATGGGGAGTTGGTTTGGCCCACCAGTGCCACGCGGCCGTTCATGGCCATGCTGGCGTCGTTCCCGCGGTCCAACGCACCACCGCCGTAGTACGTGCCCCATTGCCGCGTGCCGTTCGCGTTGAACAGCATTAGGAATGCATCGGATGTGCCGGTGAGCTGCGTTTTGTGCGCCCCTACGGATGCGATGCCCGAGGTGGAGAAGGTGTAACCTGAGACCACCGCAAGACCTGCATCGTTCACATGGATGTTTCCCCATCCTTCGGATGATGCGCCACCGAAGTAGGTGCCCCAGACCCGGATGCCTGCGGGGGTGAGCTTGGCGATGAAACCATCCACATTCCCGTTGTAAGTGGCATCGTGGGTTCCGCTGGTGGCGATGTTGTTCGTGCTCGTCGTTTCGCCGGCGATGTAGGCGTTCCCGGCGTTGTCCATGGCCGCGCTCGCGTAGCCTTCGTTGCCGCTACCGCCGTAGTACGTGGCCCATTGGATTGTGGGGTCGATCACCAAAGTGCCTTCGATCCGCTCCTCCGCGATGAAGCCGAACGTGCCGTCCTCTCTGATCGAATAGCGCACTTCCACCGGCGACTTCTTCCGGCCGTTTTCCATCCAACTTTCCGGTATCAACTCTTCCATGGAACCATCAGACCAGGAAAACACCAACCTTCCCTTCAGGCTCTCGCTGATCCCCGCGCCTTCCACGTTGAAGCGCACATCGCTGATATCCCCACCGGGCCTTACGATCACATCGTACTTGAAACCTTCTTCACCGGCGATGCAACGCACATCGATGTTCGGCCATACCTCCGCATAGGTTACGGTTGAATAGTGGCCTACGAACGTTGCGCCTCCTTCGCCGGTCACGTCCGTGTAGTAGTTGAGGTAGTCCTCGCTCTCGCCTTCAGCGATCATTTCTGCGTTGGGATTGCCGTTCGCAAAGCGCAGATCAATGCGGTGGAATTGGTAGGTGGCGGATGTTGCATCCGTAGTTGGACGATCCAGTTCAACTTCATGGATGCGATGGTCGGGATCGGCCTTTCTCCCCTCTCCTTCGGAGAGGGGTCGGGGGTGAGGTATCTGATACGTGTCGTACGAGAATCCATCACTGCGCAGTTGAACGTTCATGCCCGCCCGGTTCAACAGGAACTTCACCGCCGGGTTGGGCTTGCGGTGCTGGTCGTGGATCTGCCCTTTGTTCTCGATGAAGCCTTCGTTGTAGGCGCACGTGGTAAGCGGCAGCAGTGCCAAAGCGGCGAGGACGAGGCATGCCAGAAGGTCAAGAGAGTCGTTTCGGCGTTCCATGGCTGTTGGTTCGGTGCCACGAAACAGGGCCCCCCGCACGAGTGAAACAAGCACAAGTGATCCAGAGGTCCATTCGTCGATTGAACGGTTCAGCCGGCCAAAGCCTTCAGCACATCCTCCTTTTTGCGCCTGCTGATCTCCACGCGCACGTTGTTCTTCAGCACCACATGCCCATCGTCCAAGTGGGTGATCCCGGCCTTGTTCACCAGCGTGCTGCGGTGCACGCGCAGGAAGCCGAGCGGCGCCAGCATGTCCTCGTAATCCTTCAGCGTGCGCGCGCTCACGAAGCGACGGCCATCCGTTGTGTGCAGCTCGGTGTAGTTGTCATCCGCTGTGCAATGGCTCAACTCCGCCGGCGATACGAAGTACGTGCGGTCGCCCGTGGTGAGGGTCAGCTTCATCGCGTGCTCGTCCGCAGCGCCGATGTTGTTCAGGAATTGCTGTTGCATGACCTGGCGCGCCGGAGCGTGGGGATGCGCGGCCCTGAACCGCTCCAGCGCCTGGGCCAGTTCGTCCGGTTGCACCGGTTTCAACAGATAGTCCAGCGCGCTGAAGCGGATGGCCTGCACCGCGTAACGTTCATAAGCCGTGCAGAAGATCACATCGAACGGCCAGGTCTCCATCCTCCGCAGCAGGTCGAAGCCCGTGCCACCGGGCATTTCCACGTCCAGGAAAACAAGCTGAGGGGAATGGCGTGCGATGGCCAGCAGGGCCTCCTGCACATTGGCGGCTTCCCCGTGCACCTGCACGTTCGGATGCGAGGATGAGAGCAACGTGCGGAGGTAGAGCCTGTTGTCCGCGCTGTCGTCCACGATCACTGCGTTGATCATCGTTGCCCTGTCCCGTGCCTTGCTTGCGGGAGTGTGGGCAAGATAGACGACCCGCAGCACGCGATCGCCGCGCACCAGGAACATCGGCTGGCGCGGGGCGGCCCTGATCATTCCTCGTACGTGATGAGGATCTTCACCGGTTTGCTCAGGATGTTACCGCTGTTCGCTGTTTGGTTGATGAGCACGATGTTGGTCGCGTTGGTGATCACGCTGAAGGTGTAACCCGGGAGGTTGATGTACGAGTCCGGGATCCAAGCGTTGGCCGTGTATTCCAGCAGGACTTCCACCGCCAGGATCTTCGCCACGCTGAGCCCGTGCGGAATGGCCACGCTAGCGCCCTGTGTTGCCGCGCTGGTACCGGTGAGCTTCAGCATCTTGACGGCCGGAGCGTTGCTGCCGAGCATGGTAAAACCGTTCACCTCCAGTTCGGCGGCGGGGGCCGTAACACCGATGCCTACGTGTACGGCATCGGCACCTGTGCCGCCCAGCACCATGCTGTTATTGGCGGTCACTTGCGCGTTGTGTCCGATGGCAGCAGAGCGGGTCAGCGCGGCCGTGCCAGCCGCACCAAAGCCCAGGTAGGTGTTCTTCGTGCCGGTTGTGGTGGTTACCCCCGCGAAACGGCCGAGGAATGTGTTGTCCGATCCAGTGGTGCAGACCAATCCGGCGCTGGTCCCGATCATGGTGTTCGATCCTCCGGTCGTGTTGGCTATTCCGGCAGCGGAGCCTAGCATAGTGTTCCCGTTGCCTGTTGTGTTCGCTCCGCCCGTGAACGCACCTACGAACGTGTTGTCAGCGGCTGTTGTGTTGCCGTTGCCTGCGCTGATGCCCACGAACGTGTTCCAATTGCCGGTGGAAGTCGCCATGCCGGATCGGTGTCCAACGAAGGTGTTTCCCACGGCCGTTGTGTTCGTGAAACCCGCGCTGTCGCCCACGAATGTGTTCGCGAACCCTGTTGTGTTGTTGCGTCCCGCCCAGTACCCGAGCAGCGTGTTCCCGTATCCGGTGGTGTTGAAGCGGCCGCTTTCGGATCCCAGGAAGGCGTGTCCCGTGGTGGTAGTGACCGAGGCGCCGCTGTTGCGCCCGATGAACGTGTTGCCGGAAGCCGAAGTGTTGTTGGTGCCCGCCGAACGGCCGAGGAAGGTGTTGTTGTTGCCGTCCACGTTCTCGTTGCCGCAACCGTAGCCCAGGAACGTATTGTCGCTGCCTGTTGTGTTCAGGTATCCGCTTTGCTGGCCCGCGAACGTGTTCCCTGCCCCGGTGGTGTTGTAGTAGCCGCTGATGTGCCCTACGAAGGTGTTGTTGGAGGCCGTGTTCGTGTAACCGGCGCCCGTGCCCAACA
Protein-coding sequences here:
- a CDS encoding response regulator transcription factor; amino-acid sequence: MIRAAPRQPMFLVRGDRVLRVVYLAHTPASKARDRATMINAVIVDDSADNRLYLRTLLSSSHPNVQVHGEAANVQEALLAIARHSPQLVFLDVEMPGGTGFDLLRRMETWPFDVIFCTAYERYAVQAIRFSALDYLLKPVQPDELAQALERFRAAHPHAPARQVMQQQFLNNIGAADEHAMKLTLTTGDRTYFVSPAELSHCTADDNYTELHTTDGRRFVSARTLKDYEDMLAPLGFLRVHRSTLVNKAGITHLDDGHVVLKNNVRVEISRRKKEDVLKALAG